One window from the genome of Bacteroidota bacterium encodes:
- a CDS encoding FAD-dependent oxidoreductase, translating into MKTSDNKSNTQPVNDNITSGENVSVWFDAFNQPLSFEKLNNDVDTDILVIGGGISGLTTAYCLAKEGRNVVLVEDGYIGSGESGRTTAHLTCALDDRYFEIEKIYDAETAQLAANSHMKAIEWIAGTVKQHNINCNFKRVDGYLFLHSSDSKETLEKEYEATKRAGLITEMLNTVPDIEAEDGKWCIKFSNQAQFHILLYLKGLADAFIKLGGKIYTQTKAENITKEGATANGYVLKANHIVVATNTPINDWVTMHTKQWPYRTYAIGAKVPKGKLPCALWWDTGNHESKWVSQPYHYVRLAEYDDQYDLLIAGGEDHRTGQADDENIKEEDRYTKLIEWTRKRFPSIEDISFQWSGQVMEPIDSMAYIGKNPGDDNIYIITGDSGNGMTHGTLGGIIISDIITGKDNPWIKIYSPSRITLKSTSDYLQEVGNMVVQYGDWFGSADIKNLEELKPGEGGIMSSGFKKIAAYCDEENNLHTCTAVCPHLGAILQWNADEKTFDCPMHGSRFTTEGKVINGPATSDLKKVVVKE; encoded by the coding sequence TTGAAAACGTCTGATAATAAATCCAACACCCAACCTGTTAATGATAATATTACCTCAGGTGAAAATGTATCTGTTTGGTTTGATGCATTTAACCAACCCCTCTCTTTTGAGAAACTAAATAACGATGTTGATACCGATATTTTAGTTATTGGCGGAGGCATATCTGGCTTAACCACGGCTTATTGCCTGGCTAAAGAAGGACGTAATGTAGTATTGGTAGAAGATGGATACATTGGTAGTGGCGAATCTGGTAGAACAACTGCTCATCTCACTTGTGCTCTTGATGACCGCTATTTTGAAATAGAAAAAATATATGATGCGGAAACTGCACAATTAGCGGCCAACAGCCACATGAAAGCGATTGAATGGATAGCAGGCACCGTTAAGCAGCATAATATTAATTGCAATTTTAAACGAGTGGATGGCTATTTGTTTTTACATTCATCTGATTCAAAAGAAACTTTAGAAAAAGAATACGAGGCTACCAAAAGAGCAGGGCTGATAACAGAGATGTTGAATACTGTTCCGGATATTGAAGCGGAAGATGGTAAATGGTGCATTAAATTTTCCAACCAGGCACAGTTTCATATTTTGCTTTATTTAAAGGGACTGGCAGATGCATTTATAAAATTGGGTGGTAAAATTTATACACAAACAAAAGCTGAGAATATAACAAAAGAAGGTGCAACCGCTAATGGCTATGTTCTAAAAGCTAATCATATAGTAGTAGCTACCAATACTCCGATCAATGATTGGGTTACCATGCACACCAAACAATGGCCTTATCGCACTTATGCAATTGGTGCCAAAGTTCCTAAAGGGAAATTGCCATGTGCCTTGTGGTGGGATACCGGTAATCATGAATCTAAATGGGTATCGCAGCCCTATCACTATGTTCGACTGGCTGAATATGATGATCAATATGATTTATTAATTGCAGGTGGCGAAGACCACCGCACGGGTCAGGCAGACGATGAAAATATTAAAGAAGAAGACCGCTATACAAAATTGATAGAATGGACAAGGAAACGTTTTCCAAGTATAGAAGATATTTCTTTCCAATGGTCAGGCCAGGTAATGGAACCCATTGATTCCATGGCATACATTGGTAAAAATCCAGGTGATGACAACATATATATTATTACAGGCGATTCCGGCAATGGCATGACACACGGAACCCTAGGCGGAATTATAATATCAGATATTATTACCGGGAAAGATAACCCATGGATAAAAATATACAGCCCTTCTCGCATTACATTAAAAAGCACCAGCGATTATTTGCAGGAAGTGGGAAACATGGTTGTACAATATGGCGATTGGTTTGGCAGTGCTGATATAAAAAATTTGGAAGAATTAAAACCGGGAGAAGGTGGAATTATGTCTTCGGGATTTAAAAAGATTGCCGCCTATTGTGATGAAGAAAATAACCTGCATACCTGCACAGCTGTTTGCCCTCACCTAGGAGCCATCCTGCAATGGAATGCTGATGAAAAAACATTTGATTGCCCAATGCATGGCTCCAGGTTTACTACAGAAGGCAAAGTAATAAATGGCCCGGCAACATCCGATTTGAAAAAAGTGGTAGTAAAGGAATAA
- a CDS encoding cupin domain-containing protein, translating into MEEKFNDATNQRPQGERIIDAELVKIDLVSFSKQIKEEQAWKDNDRNAITVFKTDGLRIVLIALHKDAEMKKHTADGIISVQVLEGQIQFTTSEQTVEISKGQMLTLHKGIPHNVLAMEETIFLLTLTTTMDENK; encoded by the coding sequence ATGGAGGAAAAATTTAATGACGCTACCAATCAACGCCCGCAAGGGGAACGTATTATTGATGCAGAACTTGTTAAAATTGACCTTGTCAGTTTTTCAAAGCAGATAAAAGAAGAGCAGGCATGGAAGGATAACGACCGAAACGCTATTACAGTTTTTAAAACTGATGGTTTGCGAATAGTCCTCATTGCACTGCACAAAGATGCTGAAATGAAAAAACATACAGCGGATGGAATCATAAGTGTACAAGTACTGGAAGGACAAATACAATTTACAACGAGTGAGCAGACTGTTGAAATTAGCAAAGGTCAAATGTTGACATTGCATAAGGGTATACCACATAATGTGCTGGCTATGGAAGAAACTATCTTTTTACTGACGCTTACTACAACAATGGATGAAAATAAATAA
- a CDS encoding VOC family protein — MNLNQITIPSLNLINAIAFYQKLGMKLIVNSLPRYARFQCPDGNATFSIHEVDVLPVGEGIWIYFECENLDEFVNKLIVKGISIDELPNDKPWLWREARIKDPDQNTLILYFAGENRLNPPWKIKD, encoded by the coding sequence ATGAACCTGAATCAAATAACAATTCCATCCTTAAACCTTATAAATGCCATAGCATTTTACCAAAAACTTGGAATGAAACTAATCGTAAATTCATTACCTCGCTACGCAAGATTTCAGTGTCCCGATGGAAATGCTACTTTTTCAATTCATGAAGTAGATGTCTTACCTGTAGGTGAAGGCATTTGGATATATTTTGAATGCGAAAATTTAGACGAATTTGTGAATAAACTTATAGTCAAGGGAATTTCTATTGATGAATTGCCAAATGACAAACCTTGGCTATGGAGAGAAGCAAGAATAAAAGACCCCGATCAAAATACATTGATACTATATTTCGCTGGTGAAAATAGACTTAATCCTCCATGGAAAATAAAAGATTAA
- a CDS encoding SRPBCC domain-containing protein — protein MEIKTQILINATSDKVWAVLTDFQNHPTWNPFIKNITGEPKVGSQITISIAPPDGKGMTFKPKVLAFEHNKEFRWLGKLLFKGLFDGEHKFELIDNGDGTTTFLHSEKFKGLLVGLFKNQLENNTKKGFELMNASLKNYIEIK, from the coding sequence ATGGAAATCAAAACACAAATCTTAATCAACGCCACATCTGATAAAGTTTGGGCTGTATTGACGGACTTTCAAAACCACCCCACATGGAATCCTTTTATTAAAAACATCACGGGAGAACCTAAGGTAGGAAGTCAAATTACTATAAGTATTGCCCCTCCCGATGGCAAGGGAATGACATTCAAGCCAAAGGTATTGGCTTTTGAACATAATAAAGAATTTAGGTGGTTAGGAAAATTATTGTTCAAAGGATTGTTTGACGGAGAACATAAGTTTGAACTTATAGACAATGGCGATGGAACAACTACTTTTTTACATAGTGAAAAATTCAAAGGACTTTTAGTTGGGCTATTTAAAAATCAACTTGAAAACAATACAAAGAAAGGATTTGAATTGATGAATGCAAGCTTGAAAAATTATATTGAAATAAAATAA
- a CDS encoding Crp/Fnr family transcriptional regulator codes for MTELKHFIEGYFGVINQADQEHIISFFEHKELKKGSMVLHADQQCNFLSFIQSGYFRMFAYSDGNEVTQWIGSKGYFVVDLASFLTNNPAKWNIQAVTDGELLSISKENYGKLTEIVPKWKDLEKIFLVNCFSAMEQRIFTHLSMTTEERYLSFFENNKELFNQVPLQNIASMLGMTPETFSRIRKKLSK; via the coding sequence ATGACGGAATTAAAACATTTTATCGAAGGATACTTCGGAGTAATCAACCAAGCCGACCAAGAACATATCATTTCCTTTTTTGAACATAAAGAACTGAAAAAAGGTTCTATGGTGCTTCATGCTGATCAACAATGTAACTTTTTGAGTTTTATTCAATCGGGTTATTTTAGAATGTTTGCCTATTCAGATGGGAATGAAGTAACACAATGGATTGGATCAAAAGGATATTTTGTCGTAGACTTAGCAAGTTTTTTGACAAACAATCCTGCAAAATGGAATATTCAAGCAGTTACAGACGGTGAATTACTTTCAATATCCAAAGAAAATTACGGAAAGCTCACAGAAATTGTTCCCAAGTGGAAAGACCTGGAAAAAATATTTTTGGTGAATTGTTTTTCAGCCATGGAACAGAGAATTTTCACTCATCTTTCCATGACCACGGAAGAAAGATATTTGAGTTTTTTTGAAAACAATAAAGAACTGTTTAATCAAGTGCCGCTACAAAATATTGCATCAATGCTTGGTATGACGCCCGAAACATTTAGCAGAATAAGAAAAAAACTTTCCAAATAA
- the rsgA gene encoding ribosome small subunit-dependent GTPase A — MILEDLGYNNKLEKLRNDNNLKEFEIGRVISEHRERYIVKTERGEFEAEITGNLRFSSKSREDFPAVGDWVAITIHDSDFSIIHSILPRFSVISRQHIGKFGEKQIIATNIDYAFLVQAADRDFNINRLERYLTICNSSKVRPIIVLTKIDLIDEHRTIEILEKIKARINNVPIIAISNESQDGYDKIKAIIEKGKTYCMLGSSGVGKSTLLNNLSGKSIMRTDIISKSTNKGKHVTSHRELIILENGGILVDNPGMREVGIADSTSGLEITFDMIIRLSHSCKFKDCTHTNEIGCSVIEAVEKGEIDRASYENYLKLEKEKAHFESSVAERRKKDKEFGKIVKNYKKDINRKK; from the coding sequence ATGATATTAGAAGATTTAGGATATAATAATAAACTTGAAAAATTAAGGAATGATAACAATCTTAAAGAGTTTGAGATTGGAAGAGTTATATCAGAACATAGAGAAAGATATATTGTAAAGACTGAAAGAGGAGAATTTGAAGCCGAGATCACAGGGAATTTACGATTTTCTTCAAAAAGTCGTGAAGATTTTCCTGCAGTTGGTGATTGGGTTGCAATAACAATTCATGATTCAGATTTCTCCATTATACACAGTATATTGCCGAGATTCTCCGTTATTTCCAGACAGCACATAGGAAAATTCGGAGAGAAACAAATAATAGCAACAAATATTGATTATGCATTTTTGGTGCAAGCCGCTGACAGAGATTTCAATATTAATAGACTAGAAAGATATCTGACAATTTGTAATTCATCAAAGGTCAGGCCCATCATAGTCCTCACTAAGATTGATTTAATTGATGAACATCGGACTATTGAGATATTGGAGAAAATAAAAGCTCGTATTAATAATGTTCCGATTATTGCAATAAGTAACGAATCACAAGATGGCTACGATAAAATAAAAGCGATTATTGAAAAAGGCAAAACATATTGTATGCTTGGTTCTTCAGGTGTTGGAAAATCCACTCTATTAAATAATCTTTCCGGCAAATCTATAATGCGAACAGATATCATTAGCAAGAGTACAAATAAAGGAAAACACGTTACTAGTCACAGAGAATTAATTATTCTTGAAAATGGAGGAATATTAGTTGATAATCCGGGAATGAGAGAAGTAGGTATTGCTGATTCAACAAGCGGATTAGAAATTACATTTGATATGATTATCAGACTTTCTCATTCGTGTAAGTTCAAAGATTGTACTCACACGAATGAGATAGGTTGTTCTGTTATTGAAGCTGTTGAAAAGGGAGAAATTGACCGAGCTTCATATGAAAATTATCTGAAATTAGAAAAAGAGAAAGCTCATTTTGAATCTTCGGTTGCTGAAAGACGGAAAAAAGATAAAGAGTTCGGAAAAATAGTCAAGAATTACAAAAAGGACATCAATAGAAAAAAATGA
- a CDS encoding DUF885 domain-containing protein has product MKCKIQKATFIALFFLSSAGAQIVNQNNTLHQLFKNYYEDRIKLFPLEATAAGDNRYNNILPNDGSQLFLKQVHEFYSKYQNDLSSYKPESLNQEDRISFYILKDILNRELEGEQFHKELMPFAQFFSLPLKMGQLGSGTGDQPFKTVKDYDDWLQRMDAFSVWTDTTIANFRKGIAAGIVLPKVLVLKMIPQMEKLSQSDTSKNVFYGPVKHFPAKFSNEDKNRLTIAYNREINEQLIPSYKKLHAFFSGEYLNAARSTSGINALPNGDAMYRYYIYYFTTTHKTPEEIYQTGLTEVSRITAEMEKLKNQMGYTGTLKELFNYMQTDKQFMPFKTVQEVLDSNRAVLAKIQPQLQKLFSVAPKTPFEIREVESFRAAAASPQYNRSSADGTRPGIYYIPILDPAKINTTNWPLEATFLHEAIPGHHYQISLLQENTSLPEFRRFSFYPAFAEGWALYCESLGEQLGCYTDPYQRMGAYGTEIHRAIRLVVDVGLHTGKMTREDAIKYMMDNEAISEQIATQEIERYIAMPGQALSYKTGELKIKELRDKYKKELGAKFNLMSFHDAILKGGNMPLNIFEIYMDEWAKKN; this is encoded by the coding sequence ATGAAATGTAAAATTCAAAAGGCAACTTTTATAGCATTATTTTTTTTAAGCTCAGCAGGAGCACAAATAGTTAACCAAAACAATACTCTTCATCAGCTGTTCAAAAATTACTATGAAGACCGCATAAAGCTTTTTCCCCTGGAGGCAACTGCAGCCGGTGATAACCGGTACAATAACATTCTTCCAAATGATGGTTCGCAGTTGTTTTTAAAGCAGGTTCATGAATTTTATTCAAAATATCAGAATGATTTAAGCAGCTACAAACCTGAAAGCCTGAATCAGGAAGACCGGATTTCTTTTTACATTTTAAAAGACATACTTAACAGAGAACTCGAAGGCGAACAATTTCATAAAGAGTTGATGCCCTTTGCGCAGTTCTTTTCATTACCACTTAAGATGGGTCAGCTTGGAAGCGGCACGGGAGACCAACCCTTTAAAACGGTAAAGGATTATGATGACTGGCTTCAACGCATGGACGCTTTCTCTGTGTGGACAGATACTACCATTGCTAACTTTCGAAAAGGCATTGCAGCGGGAATAGTATTGCCTAAAGTCTTGGTCTTAAAAATGATTCCTCAAATGGAAAAACTTTCACAAAGTGATACATCCAAAAATGTTTTTTATGGTCCTGTAAAACATTTCCCCGCAAAATTTTCAAACGAAGATAAAAACCGTTTGACCATCGCTTATAATCGTGAGATTAATGAGCAACTTATACCTTCTTACAAAAAGCTGCATGCTTTTTTTAGTGGTGAATATTTAAATGCTGCCCGATCTACAAGTGGTATTAATGCATTGCCCAACGGAGATGCTATGTACCGTTACTATATCTACTACTTTACCACTACGCATAAAACTCCCGAAGAAATTTATCAAACAGGTTTAACTGAAGTGAGCCGGATTACAGCAGAGATGGAAAAGCTGAAAAATCAAATGGGTTACACCGGCACTTTAAAAGAACTCTTCAACTATATGCAAACTGACAAACAGTTTATGCCATTTAAAACTGTTCAGGAAGTCTTAGACAGCAACCGTGCGGTACTTGCTAAAATTCAGCCGCAATTGCAAAAACTTTTTAGCGTTGCCCCTAAAACACCCTTTGAAATAAGAGAAGTGGAATCATTTCGTGCGGCTGCCGCTTCACCTCAATATAATAGGAGTTCCGCAGATGGAACCCGTCCCGGCATTTATTATATTCCAATACTTGACCCTGCAAAAATCAATACAACAAACTGGCCCCTGGAAGCAACTTTTTTACACGAAGCAATTCCCGGGCATCATTATCAAATTTCCTTACTGCAGGAGAACACTTCGCTACCTGAATTCAGACGATTTTCTTTTTATCCGGCTTTTGCCGAAGGGTGGGCACTGTATTGTGAATCACTGGGCGAACAGTTGGGCTGCTATACCGACCCTTACCAAAGAATGGGTGCGTATGGCACAGAAATACACCGTGCTATTCGCTTAGTGGTAGATGTGGGATTGCATACAGGGAAAATGACAAGAGAAGATGCCATTAAATACATGATGGATAATGAAGCTATATCAGAACAAATTGCCACCCAGGAAATTGAACGCTATATTGCAATGCCCGGACAAGCGTTGTCATACAAGACAGGAGAACTAAAAATTAAGGAGCTACGCGATAAATATAAAAAAGAGCTTGGCGCTAAATTTAATCTCATGTCCTTTCATGATGCGATATTAAAAGGTGGCAATATGCCATTAAATATATTTGAAATATATATGGATGAATGGGCGAAGAAAAATTAG
- a CDS encoding DinB family protein: MNEAILKTVINQYDFNLDYAKKLVEDLNHAQMTIIPSNGLDNHPAFTLGHLVSGSAMLAEDLGAKFEMPDNWADLFLRKGPGDPRKPDKDISKFPSKELLINELEHQHNKVKNLLKIADENKLRENIKWRFNSYMPTLLDLVIFMCINHEAMHLGQLAAWRRATGLTSALATM; the protein is encoded by the coding sequence ATGAACGAAGCAATTCTAAAGACAGTTATAAATCAGTATGACTTTAATCTTGATTATGCGAAGAAACTCGTTGAAGACCTGAATCATGCACAAATGACAATTATTCCTTCAAACGGACTGGATAATCATCCCGCATTTACACTTGGACATTTGGTTTCAGGTAGTGCAATGCTTGCAGAGGACTTAGGTGCAAAATTTGAAATGCCGGACAATTGGGCGGACTTATTTCTACGAAAAGGACCGGGAGACCCACGAAAACCTGACAAAGATATTAGTAAATTCCCATCAAAGGAATTATTGATAAATGAATTAGAACATCAACATAATAAGGTAAAGAATTTATTGAAAATTGCAGATGAAAATAAATTGAGAGAAAATATAAAATGGCGTTTCAACAGTTATATGCCGACCCTGCTTGACCTTGTTATTTTTATGTGTATTAATCATGAGGCAATGCATTTAGGACAACTTGCGGCATGGAGACGGGCAACAGGTTTGACATCTGCACTTGCCACTATGTGA
- a CDS encoding DUF4844 domain-containing protein, with amino-acid sequence MKQFKPQFYIFIILSLISCGQKHIKTPINSMDLIEAFKKKEKFVQDTAIFYPGISDSTLRPILTEKINLAADDFKKIAVSGKASDKVYQDKIQEGLDRFSDVYSDLDTEDRERVCHYFEELMDIVGLESSGGHLNEFMYGFNPSK; translated from the coding sequence ATGAAACAATTTAAACCCCAATTTTATATTTTTATAATTCTGTCTTTGATTTCCTGTGGACAAAAACATATTAAAACACCAATTAACTCAATGGATCTGATTGAAGCATTTAAGAAAAAAGAAAAGTTTGTTCAAGACACCGCCATTTTCTACCCTGGAATTTCTGATTCTACACTGAGACCAATTTTAACTGAAAAAATAAATTTAGCTGCAGACGATTTTAAAAAAATTGCAGTAAGCGGAAAAGCGAGTGATAAAGTATATCAAGATAAAATACAAGAAGGGCTAGACCGTTTCAGTGACGTTTATAGTGATCTTGATACAGAAGATAGAGAAAGAGTTTGTCACTACTTCGAAGAACTTATGGATATCGTTGGACTTGAAAGTTCTGGAGGACACTTGAATGAATTCATGTATGGTTTTAATCCATCCAAATGA
- a CDS encoding VOC family protein yields MTKSKLIEMNNVGIVVKSLDNAISFFKEIGLTLEGRAMIEGEWAGRVTGLGNQSVEVAMMVTPDGHNRLELSQFLAPHTIADHRKAPVNSLGYLRVMFRVDNLDELLKRLAKHGAEVVGEVVNFENTYKLCYIRGTEGLLIGLAEQLGNKTATDILEKP; encoded by the coding sequence ATGACAAAAAGTAAATTAATAGAAATGAACAATGTCGGTATTGTTGTAAAATCTCTTGACAATGCTATTTCCTTTTTCAAAGAAATTGGACTGACACTTGAAGGACGAGCAATGATTGAAGGCGAATGGGCAGGACGAGTGACAGGACTTGGAAATCAATCGGTAGAGGTTGCTATGATGGTAACGCCAGACGGACATAACCGACTTGAACTTTCACAATTTCTCGCCCCTCATACTATTGCAGATCACAGGAAAGCTCCAGTTAACTCTCTTGGTTATCTTCGTGTTATGTTCAGGGTTGACAACCTTGACGAATTACTAAAACGACTTGCGAAACATGGTGCCGAAGTCGTTGGAGAAGTAGTTAACTTTGAAAACACTTATAAGCTCTGCTACATTCGTGGGACAGAAGGACTTCTTATCGGCTTAGCTGAACAACTCGGTAATAAAACAGCGACAGACATTTTAGAAAAACCTTGA
- a CDS encoding VOC family protein, translating to MLTEINPKLPMRDKVVTKDYYVNKLGFQFFGDNDFGGYLMVHKDNIQIHFFEFKDLDPKENYGQVYIRTNDIDKLYQTLLDNKISIHPNGHLETKPWGQREFALLDPSNNLLTFGQSIK from the coding sequence ATGCTGACAGAAATAAATCCTAAGTTACCAATGCGAGACAAAGTGGTAACGAAAGACTATTACGTGAACAAATTAGGGTTTCAATTTTTTGGTGACAATGACTTTGGTGGTTACTTAATGGTTCATAAAGACAACATTCAAATTCACTTTTTTGAGTTCAAAGACCTTGACCCAAAAGAAAACTATGGACAAGTTTATATCAGGACAAACGACATTGATAAACTTTACCAAACACTTTTGGACAACAAGATTTCAATTCACCCGAACGGGCATTTAGAAACAAAACCTTGGGGACAAAGAGAGTTCGCATTACTTGATCCAAGCAACAACCTATTGACTTTTGGACAGAGTATTAAATGA
- a CDS encoding T9SS type A sorting domain-containing protein, translated as MKTNLLITLLTILSFVEQTSAQLTFQKTIGGTALDYGTQIQPTTDNGYILVGTTLSFGAGGYDVYLIKLNSNGDTLWTKTYGGSNDEYGNSVKQTPDGGYIIAGNSTSFGANGQDVYLLKTDSIGNVSWSKLFGGAGTDYGNTVLLTSDSGYLVGGTTQNLGAGNYDAYLIKTDANGNALWTKTYGGSFEENGNFVQQTSDNGFILIGITQSYGAGGVDIYVVKTNAIGDTLWTKTYGGALDDFGFSIMQTADNGYIITGATNSFGAGGFDCLLMKTDSNGLAQWTKTYGGTDWENGYSMTQTADDGFIVVGQSYSFGVASDVYVIRTDAAGDTLWTKTYGGSGYDYENCVLKTSDGGYLISASEESFGANRNMYLIKTDSAGTSNCNEGGTTTIVNSISMSAAGTATNVSSGGSTITANSLKGGGASVNILCTTIGINNVDKAINSVNAFPNPFSTQLTFVLTDKVQTTVTLYDFLGRHILQQAFTSSTAISTEQLADGIYFYEIRNSKGTLTTGKVVKQ; from the coding sequence ATGAAAACAAATTTACTCATCACGCTACTGACAATTCTTTCCTTTGTGGAACAAACATCAGCACAACTCACATTTCAAAAAACCATTGGCGGTACCGCGCTCGATTACGGAACCCAAATTCAACCCACCACTGACAACGGCTATATTCTGGTGGGTACAACCCTAAGTTTTGGAGCCGGAGGATATGATGTGTACTTAATCAAACTAAATAGCAACGGCGATACGTTGTGGACCAAAACTTACGGAGGGTCCAATGATGAGTATGGAAATTCTGTAAAACAAACTCCTGATGGCGGATATATCATTGCTGGAAACTCAACAAGCTTTGGCGCCAATGGACAAGATGTTTATTTGCTCAAAACCGATTCAATAGGAAATGTATCCTGGTCAAAACTTTTCGGTGGCGCAGGAACAGACTATGGAAATACGGTTCTGCTCACTTCCGATAGCGGATACCTGGTTGGAGGCACCACACAAAATTTGGGAGCCGGCAACTACGATGCATATTTAATTAAAACCGATGCCAATGGCAATGCCTTATGGACAAAAACTTATGGCGGTAGTTTTGAAGAAAACGGAAACTTTGTTCAGCAAACAAGTGACAATGGATTTATTTTAATTGGAATCACGCAGAGCTATGGTGCCGGCGGAGTAGATATTTATGTAGTGAAAACTAATGCCATTGGTGATACCCTTTGGACAAAAACATATGGCGGTGCCCTTGATGATTTTGGTTTTTCAATAATGCAAACAGCGGATAATGGGTATATAATTACAGGAGCAACTAATAGTTTTGGCGCCGGCGGTTTTGATTGCTTATTAATGAAAACCGATAGTAACGGGCTTGCCCAATGGACAAAAACCTATGGAGGTACTGACTGGGAGAATGGCTATTCGATGACGCAAACAGCCGATGACGGTTTTATTGTTGTGGGGCAATCATACAGTTTCGGAGTTGCCAGCGATGTTTACGTCATAAGAACGGATGCTGCCGGAGATACCCTATGGACTAAAACTTATGGCGGCAGTGGTTATGATTATGAAAATTGTGTTCTGAAAACAAGCGATGGGGGATATTTAATAAGCGCCAGCGAAGAAAGTTTTGGCGCAAACAGAAATATGTATTTAATCAAAACGGATTCCGCAGGAACTAGCAATTGCAATGAGGGGGGCACTACAACAATTGTAAATTCCATTTCAATGTCCGCAGCCGGCACTGCAACGAATGTCTCGTCAGGCGGAAGTACAATTACAGCAAACTCTCTGAAAGGAGGCGGCGCTTCGGTAAATATTCTTTGCACCACTATAGGAATAAACAATGTTGACAAAGCAATAAACAGTGTAAATGCTTTTCCAAATCCCTTTTCAACGCAGCTTACTTTTGTACTTACCGACAAGGTGCAGACAACAGTTACTCTTTACGACTTCCTTGGACGACATATTTTGCAACAGGCCTTTACAAGCTCCACGGCAATCAGCACAGAGCAACTTGCAGATGGAATATATTTTTATGAAATAAGGAACTCAAAAGGGACACTGACAACCGGAAAGGTTGTCAAGCAATGA